The sequence AGACCAGGGCCGCATAAGTCAAGAAACCGCGCCAGTCGCCCGTCTCCGTCACGTTCGCCCAGTCCTTGAAGGTCCCCCAAGGTCCCAGGAGGGTCACCGAATAGACGGCCGCCAGGACGAGCATGATGAAGGCCTTGTATGCCTCGTCCAGGTGCAGGATCCGCGTCTCGGTCACCCCGAAAGGCCGGACGAACAGACCGATGTTGTCGTTGGGACAGCTCTTAAGACACTCGAAGCAGAGACCGCAGTAGTTGTTCCGGTCCAGCTTGCCCATGTAGACCATCCAGGGACAGCCCCATCCGTTCTCACTCCCCAACATGCAACCCTTCGTCGGACACCGCACGCAGACGTCCCAGTCCCGAGACCGCAGGGCTACCGACGAGGTCATCGCATACAGGCCCAGGAATCCGCTGACCGGACAGAGGTACCGGCAGAAGACTCGATGCCGAAAGACCAGGGCCAGGCCGAGAGCCAAGACGATCATCCCGCCCAGGACGAAGGCCGACACGATGGGCCGCGTGACCAAGAGGGCCGAAAAGGTCGCCAGCGTCAGGAACAGGAGGTTCTGGAGCCAGATGTTGTCGAGCGCCTTGGGCCACTTGCGGTTCAGGCCGAACAGGACGTTTTTGAAGCCCTTCGCTTTAGGGGCGAAGCGGACCGTCACGAGGCGGAGCCGCTGGAGCCACTCGCCCAGAGCCGGGAGCGGACACATCGTGCACCACAGCCGCCCGGCCAGGGGAACCAAAAGCGTGATGAGGACAAACCACCAGAGGATCCACACGAACACGATCATGATGTTGCGACTGCCGACAGGCGTCCCCCAGAGGGCCGCCAGGATGAAGAGATAAAAGAGGAACAGGTTCGGCAGGATCGCCAGAAACTGGAAACTCCGCCATCGGAGCAGGCTCTTGAGGAGCCGGACCCGCTCGAAGAGGTCCACCCACCGACCCTGCAGGTAGGGCCGCTTCGGCGCCGGCCGCTCGACGACCGGCTCGGTGATAACGTCGGGTCGTGCACTCATGACGACGCCCCCCGTCGACGGGACGGGTCGGCCGGCCGCCAGGCCAGAAACGCCAGCGTCAGTCCGATGGCCGCCCCGACCCCGACATGAAATGGATAGTTCGGTGTGACGATCAGCTCTCCCTGCATGAAGGGATGCATGAAACCGCACGTATGCGAGCACCGATACCGGAACTTGCCCGGCCGGTCCAAGCGAAGGACGACCTCCCGGACCCGCCGGACGCCTTGCAGGTTCGAGACCTCGACAGACGGCTCCGTCTTCGTCGGGAGCTCGCCCCGCTTCTCGGCCTCGGCCCACTGGACCTCCGAAGGCCGCCAGACCTCAAAGTCAGGCCGCTCCGGGACGATCCGGGCGTCCAGGTCGTACCCCTCCAAGAAGAAGCCGTGGACCACGTCCGTCGAGTGCAGTCGCAGACGCAAGACGTCCCCCTGCCGGGCCCGGAGGACCGGCGGGTCGTAAGCATACCGCCGAGCCTCGACGTCCACGACGACCTCCTGCGGCGGCGCCGCCGACCGGGCCCACCAGACACCACCGACGATCCCCGCCAGGACCAGCAGGACCGTCACGAGGACGTTTCGGACCATGAGAACCTCCGGCATAGGGCCCTTCGGGAATCCGGCGTAAATGGTCAAGGGGTGGGGGATCACCCGGACCGACCGTCCAAGCCGGGATATCGGGCCACGGCCGGATCTCCGGATTCCCGAATGCCCGGACTGCCGAATCCCACCAGTGCAACCCCCGTGCCACAGGCCCGAATCCGCTTCTCACCGAGTTTTGCGACGAGTCCCCCCGACTCCCCCGTCGCAAATTTGCAACATTGGCACGGTTTTTGTAACTCCTCAGGCGCCGGGTTTACAGGTCGGCAGTTCCGGGAGTTCGGGAGTCCGGGAATCCGGGAATCGGCGTAAATGGTCGAAGGGGTGAGGGCTCATCCGGACCCCGACCGCTTTGTCCATTAACAGAGCCCTTCGGGCGGTGAGAAGTGCGATGGGAAGCGGAAAGGGCACCTTCACGAAAGCACGACGTTTCAAGCATTCGGCAGATGGGCATTTGGCAGATGGGCAGATGGGCAGTCGGCCGATGGGCAGGTCGGCCGATAGGCCGATAGAGCCCCGGATGGGAAAGGAGCGGCCCCAGAGCTTTTAGACCATCTGCCGAACGGCCGGATCCCCGCATTCCCGAATCGCCGAACTCCCGGATTCCCGGATTCCCGAATGGCCGAACTCCCGGATTCCCGAATGGCCGTACCGGAGGTCCCATGACGCCCCAGGCCGAGATGGTCCTGTGGCTCTTTAACGGACTGTTGGCCGGGATGCTTTTGACCCTGAGCGTGGGGTACGTCCTGAGTCGGTCAGACCGGTGGCCGCCCTTCTTAGTGTTCCTGGCGATGGGGGCCCTCTTGCTGACCTTTGGGATCCGATTCGTCCAGCAATGGACGGCCCTCTATCCAGACCTGACCGACCGGTGGCCCGCCGTGGCGGCGTGGGTCCCGCTCTGGCGGGCCCTGGCCCGATTTCTGCCGGGGATCGCCGTAACGCTGATCTGGAGCGCGACTCGGGCGGCCCGACGGGCCGACTGGCGAGGTCCCTTCCTCTTGGTTGTCGCCGCCTGGGTCGGCGTCGGCGTGGACCTTCAGCGGCCGGTCGGGGCGTGGGCGACGGCCACCGGTGTGACCGGTGCCCTGGGCTGGCTTTCGGAGATTCGGCGGCCGCCTCGGCATTTTCGGCCTCTCTGGCATGGCCTGGCCGTCTTAGGATTCGTCCTGACCCAACTCTTGCAATGGCCGGGCCGGGCCTTGGGCCTTCCGGTCGGCTCGCCGGTCGAAGCCCTGGCCTATCTGAGTTTTCTGGCCGCCTTCAGTTTCGCTTACGAAGTCTTCCGGGGGCCCTCCCTGATGGCCGAATTTTTCGTGCGTCTGAATTGGCTTTTTATCCTGCTGGCGGCGGCGACGATGCTGATCGCCGAGCGGGGCTTTCGATATCAATACATGGAGTTAACCCGTCGGCAGTTGTGGGACTTCGTGGAGACGCTCCGGGGGATCCTGGCCGGTCCGGTCATCCGGGGGGAGTCGCCGGAGGCGGCGCTCCAGGATGCCGCCCTCCTGGAAGAGGTCGTGAAGGCCTTTTCCCGGTATCCGGACCTGCATGCCGTCGCCCTGCAAGTCCGCCAGAGCCGGATGGAGATCCGCATCGACCCCGAGGGCGCCGTCGAGATTCGGCCAATGCCCGTCGAGGCCCTGCGGCTCATCCCCCTGGAGGGCCGCATGGAAGCCCACGTCGGAGAGCTCCAACTGGACGTCCCCGTCGTGTACCGGGAAGCGACGGTCGGGACGATTCAGATGAAGCTCCGGCTCCATGCGATGTTTCAGCAGATTTTCCGGAGCCTCCTGCCGATCTTCGGGGCCTTCACGACGGCCGTCGTCGGGGCGGGCCTCCTCATCGGGGTCGTCCTCTTTCAGGCGCAGAAGACCATCGAGCGTCAGTTTCGGGAGATCCACCGGGCCAATCTGGAACTCTTGCAGGCCGCCAAGCTGGCCACGCTGGGGGAGCTGGTCGCCAGCGTCGCCCACGACGTGGCCACGCCCCTGGGGAGTCTGCTGTTGGGCCTGGACGCCATCGACGACCGGCTGGCCGAGTCGCCGGACGACCCGGTCCGTCGGGACCTCCGGCAGGACGTGGCGCTCCTGAAGGGGCAGGTCCTTCGGGCCTCGGGCTTCATTCAGCACCTGCTTCAAATCGCCCGGGCCCAGCCCGTCGAGAAGCGGGCCGTCCCGGTCGCCGACCTGGTCCGGCGGGCTCTCGAGCTGGTCCACTCCCGGGTCCGGCGGCACCGTATCCGGGTCGTGGAAAACGGACTCTTCGACCTACCGCCGATATGGGCCAACGAGGTCCAACTGGAAGAAGTCTTTCTGAACGTCATCAACAACGCCGTCGACGCCATGCCGGACGGCGGCGTCCTGGCCATCGAGGGTCAGTCCCAGGGCGGATTCGTATACGTCCGGTTTACCGACACGGGGCCGGGCATGGACCCAGCCGTTCAAGCCCGGGTGTTCGAACCCTTCTTCACGACCAAGCCGGCGGGGACCGGCCTGGGACTGACCGTCAGTCGGCGGATCGTCGAGGCGCATGGGGGAAGCATTCGGATCGTCTCGGAGGTCGGTCGGGGGACGACCGTCGAGGTCCGCTTGCCCGTCGCTCCGGCCGACGCCTGGAATGAGTCTGGAGGAGATTCATGAATCCGGAAGACACCTGGATCCTCGTCGTGGAAGACGATCCCGTCATGGCCCAGATGTGTGAAAAGGCCCTGCGCTCCCAGGGATACCGGGTCCACACGTGCCCCGACGGGGTCCAAGCCCTGGAGCGTCTGGCCGCCCGGCCTTACGACCTCGTCCTGACGGACGTGCGGCTCCCCGGTATGGACGGGATGGCCCTCTTAGAAGCCGTCCGGGCCCGGCATCCCCAGACGACCGTTATCCTGATGACGGCCTATGCCGACATCGAGGCCGCCGTGCGGGCCGTCGAGGCCGGGGCCTTCGACTACCTGCCCAAGCCCTTTACCCGGGACCAACTCCGGACGACGGTCCAGCGGGCCCTCGAGTACCGCCAGCTCCTGGACGAGAACCGGGAGTTCCGCCGTCGTCTCGAGCAGGTCTATGAATTGCCTTACGCCTTTGCGGACCTCGTCGGCCAGAGTCCGGCCTTTCGGTCCGTCATCCAGCAGGCCCTGAAGGTCGCCCCGAGCGCCGTGTCGGTCCTCATCACGGGCGAAAGCGGGACGGGCAAGGAGCGGCTCGCCCGGGCCATCCACCGGGCGAGTCCCCGGGCCGACGGACCCTTCGTCGTCGTCGACTGTGCCAGCATCCCGGAGACCCTCCTGGAGAGCGAGCTATTCGGCTACGAGCCGGGCGCCTTCACGGGGGCGACCCATCGGAAGAAGGGCCTCATCGAGACGGCCCACGGCGGGACGCTGTTCTTTGACGAAATCGGGGAGCTCCCGCCTTATCTTCAGGCGAAGCTCCTGCGGGTCTTGCAGGAACGCCGTCTCCGGCGCCTCGGCGGGAGTGAGGAGATCCCCGTCGACTTTCGTCTCATCGCCGCCACCCATCGGGACCTCGCTCAGATGGTCCGGGAGGGTCGATTCCGGGAAGACCTTTGGTTCCGGATCCATGTCGTGACCCTCCACATCCCGCCCCTGCGGGAGCGGCGGGAGGACATCCTCCTGCTGGCCCACTACTTCCTCAACGAGTTGAATCAGCGGGGCGGCCGTCGGGTCGAGGGCTTCACGTCGGCGGCCCTTTTAATCCTTCAAGAATACGCCTGGCCCGGCAACGTGCGGGAGCTCCGCAACGTCGTCGAGTACGCCCACGCCATGGGGGAAGGCCCCTGGATCACGCCCCTGGACCTGCCGCCCGAACTCGTCCGGGCGACCCGGACGACCTGGCCCGAGGAGGAATCGATGCCCTGGCCGGAGTCGATCCTCCTGAAGCCCTTCTACGAGGCCCGGCGGGAAGTCCTGGCCCGTTTCGAACGGGCCTACTTGCGTCAGCTCCTCCAGCGGGCCCAGGGCCGCATCGGGACGGCCGCCCAGATGGCCGACCTGCATCGGGCCGTCCTGTACCGCTTCCTCCGCAAGCACCGGCTCGTCCACCGCCGGAAAAAATCCGAGGAGGCTGGAGATGAATGAAGGGACGTTGAGTGTCGGGAACTTGCCTGCCGCCGGCCGCCTGCCGCCATTCGCTCCATGGCTGGTCCTCCTGACCGGCCTCCTCGGGAGCCCGTCCCCGGCCTACGGCGGGACCCTTCAGGGGACGGTCCGCTGTCCCGAACCGGCCGTCGTGGCCGCCGTCCCCGAGAAGACAAGCCCCATCGCCCCGCCCCGGGAGCCGGCCGTCATCGAACAGCGGGACCTCCGGTTCCATCCGACCGTCCTGCCGGTCCTGCAGGGCACCCGCGTGCTGTTTCCCAACTACGACCCCTTGTACCACAACGTCTTTTCCGTCTCGCCGGCCCGCCCCTTCAACCTGGGCATGTACGGACCCAACGAAGCTCGGGGTATCGTTTTCGACCGGCCCGGCGTCGTCGAGGTCCGCTGTATGGTCCACCGGGAGATGGTCGCCTACGTCGTCGTCCTGACGACGCCCTACTTCCAGATGTCCGACCCGACGGGCGCTTTCGCCTTTCGGGACCTCCCGGCGGGCCGCTACCGGGTCCAGGCCTGGAGCCCCCGGTGTGGAGCCCTCGAGTCCGGCTGGGTCGACGTCCCGAAAGACCAGACCGTCCGGGTCGAACTCCGACCGACGTCCCCGCCCCAGCCTGGTAGGTAGGACGTGCGCCTTCTACGAAGAAGTCGACACCCATTCTAAGGGCATCAGGACTTCCACCCGAGCCAGGTCTCCGGGGGAAAGTCGGGTCGAAGCCTCCAAAATCTCGATACCCAAGAGGACGTCCCCCTCGCCGATATCAAGAATCACACCCTCCGCGACCTCTTGGTTCCGAACAAACTTCCCCTCCCGAAGTTGGATGTAAAGCGCGTCGGCCTGGGTATCATACGTGATCCTCATGCTTAGTCCTCCCACATGACGGTAATCACGATAATTTGAGTTGGTTCTTCGACGTAAACAACTTTGATTCTTCCCTCTGGAAATCGTCGGTGGGCTAACTTCCGGGCTCGATATCCTACGCCCCTTGTATCCGGTCGTTCTAATGTTTGACGCACCATTCGATCCGTAATGCCTCTCAGGGCCATCCGTTGACGGGCATGCACAGTGTATACGACTCGCTTCATCTCTGACCGGTCCGTCGTCAAGGTCCGATGTATAGTCTATGCTTGGAGGCCCCGGTGCGGGACCCTGGAATCCCCGTGGGTCCACGTGTCGAAGGCCCAGACCGTCCGGGTCGAACTCCGACCGACGTCCCCGCCCCAGCCTGGTAGGTAGGACGTACGCCTTCCGGGAATTCGGGAGTCCGGGAGTTCGGCATTCGGGGGTTCGGGAATTCGGCAATCCGGGAATTCGGGCATTGGGGGCCGGCCGGGGCGGGAATGAGGCCTTTCGGCCGGCGCCGGCGGTCGGCGACAAGAGGCGGCGAAGGGTCAGGAAAACTTCAGGGAGACGTGGGGCCTTGGAACGATGGATGCCTCCTTGCCTTCTACGTCGGCCGCCGAACGGCCTTCCCGAATGGCCGAATTCCCGAACTAAGGATTTGGGGGCATCGCCACGAACCCCAGGGACAGGACGTCCGTCTCGCCCAGGGTCACCGGCCGGATCGTACCGGCACCGCAGGCCTCGGACCACCACCGGACCTCATAGGTCCCGGCCGGGATGGCCTGAATCCGGAAAGAGCCCCGCCGGTCCGTCACGGCAAAGTAGGGCGTCTCCAGGACCACGACGTAGGCCCGCATCTCCGGATGCAGATGGCACAGGATTTCGACGACTCCCGGCCGGTCAAAGACGATGTCTCGACTCTCTCCGGGGGGATACGTCCCCAGGTTGAAGAGCTTGACCGGCGACGGGGAGAAGACGTTGTGCAGGACGAGGTCGTGGTTGGGGAAGCGAACCCGCGTACCGACCAAGACCGGCAGGACCGGCGGCTGGAACTGAAGGCCCCGCTGGTCCATGACGACCGGCATCTCCGGGGGCGGGAAGGACTGGGGCGACACGGGTTGAGCATAGACGACAGCCGGCGTCTTGGGGCGGGCGGTGCACGTCCAAGACCCGTTCAGCTCAGCGGCGAGGGCGGCCCCTTGGAGGACGGCCCAACTCAATCCGACCCACGTCAGGAGCCATCGCATCGTCCTACCCCCTGCAGTCGGGTCTCGTAATTCGGTGACCGCTTCTTTTCTGACCGGTCATGTCAGCGCGAAGCTGACCCCGGCCCACGACTGTATCTATCGAAATTTACTGGGGACGAGGCCGTGGCGGCAGAGGAGTTTATAAATGCTGGTCCGTCGTAAGCCGGCGATGCGGGCGGCCTCGGAGACGTTTCCCTGCGTCTGGGCCAGGAGCCGGATGAGGTACTGGCGTTCAAACTCCCGAAGGGCCGTCTTCCGGGCCTGGGCATAGGGCAGGCAGGAACCCTTCTCGGGGAATTCCCGGAGGGCCCGGAGGATGTGTTCCGGCAGGTCCAGGGGCGTGATCCAGGGCCCCGAGGCGACGACCATCGCGTGCTCGACGGCGTTTCGAAGCTCTCGAACGTTGCCCGGCCACGCGTAGCGCTGGAGGACGACGTAAGTCGCCCGGGAGATCCCCTCCAGGGGCTTCAAGAACCGGGGCCTCAACTGCTGGAAAAAGTATTCGGCCAAGAGGGGGATGTCCCCGGGGCGGTCACGCAGGGGCGGTAATTGGATCTCGACGACGTTCAGTCGATAGAACAAGTCCTCCCGAAAACGACCGTCCCGGACCAAGCCGGCCAGGTCTTCATGGGTAGCGGCGATCACGCGGACGTCGACCTCGACCTCCCCACGGCCGCCGAGGCGCCGGAAGGTCCGCTCTTGGAGGACCCGCAGGAGCTTGGCCTGAAGGGCCAGGGGGAGGTTGGAGACCTCGTCCAGGAAGAGGGTCCCGCCGTGGGCCTGCTCGAGCAGACCCGGTCGGGCCACGCTGGCCCCCGTGAAAGCGCCCTTTTCATATCCGAACATCTCGGCCTCGAGGAGGGTTTCGGGGATCGCCCCACAGTCGAGGGCCACGAAGGGCCCTCCGGCCCGGGGACTCAGCCGGTGGATAGCCCGGGCGATCAGCTCCTTCCCCGTCCCGCTCTCGCCCCGGATCAGGACCGATACGTCCGAGGCGGCGACCTGGTGGACCTGCTGGAGGACCCTCCGGAAATTAGGTGCCTGCCCGACGATGCCCTCGACCTGCCAACGCTCCTGAAGCTGACGGCGCAAGTCCTGATATTGCTCGTAGAGGCGCCGGTACTGACAAGCCCGCTGGACGACGATCTCCAACTGCCGCATCGTGAAGGGCTTGGGAATGTAATCGAAGGCCCCACTCTGCATGGCCTCCAGGTCGGTCTCGACGGAGGCAAAGGCCGTGATGACGATGACGACCAGGTCCGGCTGGATACGGCGGACCTCTCGTAAGAAAGCCAGGCCGTCCATCCCGGGGAGGCGGATATCGACGATGGCCACGCCGTAGGTTCGCTCCCGGATGAGACGGAGGCCCGTCTCGGCGTCGGCGGCGCAGTCTACGGCGTAGCCCATGTGCCGGACGACCTTCGCACACGTCTCCTGCATGTCCGGCTCGTCCTCGATGACCAAGACCCGCAATCCATGCATGATTCTTTCCCTACGATGCCGTCACCGGAGTCTCGGGGCGGCGGACCGACCCCTGGACCCGGACCCGCTTCGGTAGAAAGATTTCAAATTCCGTGCCCTTCCCCGGCTCGCTCCGGACCCGGATCTCGCCCCCGTGGGCCTGCACGATGTTGCGGACGATGCTGAGACCCAGACCGGCCCCCCGGGGCTTGGTCGTGTAAAAGGGCTCCCAGATTCGGGCCAGGGCCTCCGGCGGGATGCCCGGGCCGTCATCCCGAATCATGAGTCGAACGTCTTCGACCTGGTCCCCCAGGATCACCCGGACCTCACCTCCAGAAGGCATCGCCTCGATAGCATTCTTGACGACATTCGTCACGGCCTGCTCCAGTCGAGCCGGGTCCCCCTCGACCCAGCACGTCGGGGGACCTTCGTAGCTCATACGAATGCCGTGAGCCTGCGCCGGGTCCCGGAGAAGCTCCAGGGACTGCTGGACGACCCGAACCAAGTCCACGGACGTCACTTGCATCGGCCGAGGCCGGGCCAGGTCCAACAGATTCTGCACGAACTGGCCGATTCGAAGCGCCTGCCGTTGGATGGCATCCAGGTCCTGAAAACACTCGGCACATAAGGGCGGAATCCGCCGGCGAGTCCGGAAGCACGTCTCCAGACGCGTGCGGATAAACTCCGACCGCGTGGCGATGACCCCGGCGGGCGTGTTGATCTCGTGAGCGATGCCGCTGGCCAATTCCCCCAGGAAGGCCAGACGGGCCGCGCGAACGAGCTGTTCCTGGGCGGCCATGAGGTCCCGGCGCTGTCGGTCGATGAGCCGCTCCATCTGCAAGAGGACGACCCCCACGAGCAGGCCGGCGGCGGCGACCGCCAGGGTGAAGAGGCCAAAGACGATAAACAGGTTCCGGCTGATCGTCTGGCTAAAGCTCCAAGGAAGCTGGATGAACTCGAGAGACCCGACGGCCGAAGCGCCCTCGACGGGCCATGCCAGCCGGACCCACCGGCCCTCCAACCAGACAGACGGGGAAGCTCGGACCGCTCCCGTCGAGCGGGGACTGCCCGGCGAGGGTTCCGACCGTTGGTCGATACTCCCGTCCGGCTTCCATGCGAAGACGACCCGAGCGTTCCCTAAGGCCAGCCGGATCTCCCGAAGTTCCAAGACCTCCCCGAAGGCGATGACGGCCGACCGAACGACGTCCGGATGAGTCAGGACCGCCTCCGGGGACAGCCCCCGGTAGAGATGGTGAAGTACGTAACCCCGGATGAGCTCGGCCGAGCTCCGACTCTTCTCCGAGACCGTCCGCAGGAACTGTCGCCACTGGAGCTCGGCGATCAGGAACATCATCCCGGCCGCCAGCACGATGAAGACGACGTTCAGGCGGATGAAGAATCGGACGAGGAAGGCCTCCATCACGCGGTCCAGGTAAAACGCCAGGCCGGCCAAGACCCCCCAGAAGACCAGTGCGCTCACCAGGAGCCAGGTTCCCACGTCCGCCGTCGGCATCAGACGGCCCGGGCCATAAGGCACCGAAAATCGAAACGCCAGGTCCAGGCCGACGCTGAGACCGACCAGGGCTACTCCGACCCAGAGCCACCCCCTCGGGCGACGGCTTCCCTCCAGGGCCAGGAACAGGCCGGCGGCCAAGAGGCGGAGGACCTGGAAGGCCCCGACCCACAGGGCCGGAAGGACCGTCTGGGCCTGCACCATGGCGTAAGCATGGAGGCCGACCAACCCCAGGGTGCTCAAGGCCAGTAGGCTGACGACGGCCCATAGACCCAGGAACTCTCGGGACTTCTGCCGGACCCAGGACCCGGCCAAGGCCGTCCATAGCATCCCGGCCCATACGAACTGAAACATGTGGACGATAAACAGCTTCTGGACGTCCAGGAGGCTCACGACCCTCTCCCCGAAGAAGAGCAGGGCATGGATCAGTCTTCAAAAAGTGTGCCAAACACCCAGCCCTAATACCGGCCTTCCCATCTCCGACCGAGCCGTCGCCTGAGGCCTCGACTCTGTCTCCTGGCGGGCGACGCCCTGAGAGCAAGCCCAGACCTGGCAGATGCAT comes from bacterium HR11 and encodes:
- the gchK gene encoding Globin-coupled histidine kinase, coding for MTPQAEMVLWLFNGLLAGMLLTLSVGYVLSRSDRWPPFLVFLAMGALLLTFGIRFVQQWTALYPDLTDRWPAVAAWVPLWRALARFLPGIAVTLIWSATRAARRADWRGPFLLVVAAWVGVGVDLQRPVGAWATATGVTGALGWLSEIRRPPRHFRPLWHGLAVLGFVLTQLLQWPGRALGLPVGSPVEALAYLSFLAAFSFAYEVFRGPSLMAEFFVRLNWLFILLAAATMLIAERGFRYQYMELTRRQLWDFVETLRGILAGPVIRGESPEAALQDAALLEEVVKAFSRYPDLHAVALQVRQSRMEIRIDPEGAVEIRPMPVEALRLIPLEGRMEAHVGELQLDVPVVYREATVGTIQMKLRLHAMFQQIFRSLLPIFGAFTTAVVGAGLLIGVVLFQAQKTIERQFREIHRANLELLQAAKLATLGELVASVAHDVATPLGSLLLGLDAIDDRLAESPDDPVRRDLRQDVALLKGQVLRASGFIQHLLQIARAQPVEKRAVPVADLVRRALELVHSRVRRHRIRVVENGLFDLPPIWANEVQLEEVFLNVINNAVDAMPDGGVLAIEGQSQGGFVYVRFTDTGPGMDPAVQARVFEPFFTTKPAGTGLGLTVSRRIVEAHGGSIRIVSEVGRGTTVEVRLPVAPADAWNESGGDS
- the zraR_9 gene encoding Transcriptional regulatory protein ZraR; its protein translation is MNPEDTWILVVEDDPVMAQMCEKALRSQGYRVHTCPDGVQALERLAARPYDLVLTDVRLPGMDGMALLEAVRARHPQTTVILMTAYADIEAAVRAVEAGAFDYLPKPFTRDQLRTTVQRALEYRQLLDENREFRRRLEQVYELPYAFADLVGQSPAFRSVIQQALKVAPSAVSVLITGESGTGKERLARAIHRASPRADGPFVVVDCASIPETLLESELFGYEPGAFTGATHRKKGLIETAHGGTLFFDEIGELPPYLQAKLLRVLQERRLRRLGGSEEIPVDFRLIAATHRDLAQMVREGRFREDLWFRIHVVTLHIPPLRERREDILLLAHYFLNELNQRGGRRVEGFTSAALLILQEYAWPGNVRELRNVVEYAHAMGEGPWITPLDLPPELVRATRTTWPEEESMPWPESILLKPFYEARREVLARFERAYLRQLLQRAQGRIGTAAQMADLHRAVLYRFLRKHRLVHRRKKSEEAGDE
- the glrR_4 gene encoding Transcriptional regulatory protein GlrR translates to MHGLRVLVIEDEPDMQETCAKVVRHMGYAVDCAADAETGLRLIRERTYGVAIVDIRLPGMDGLAFLREVRRIQPDLVVIVITAFASVETDLEAMQSGAFDYIPKPFTMRQLEIVVQRACQYRRLYEQYQDLRRQLQERWQVEGIVGQAPNFRRVLQQVHQVAASDVSVLIRGESGTGKELIARAIHRLSPRAGGPFVALDCGAIPETLLEAEMFGYEKGAFTGASVARPGLLEQAHGGTLFLDEVSNLPLALQAKLLRVLQERTFRRLGGRGEVEVDVRVIAATHEDLAGLVRDGRFREDLFYRLNVVEIQLPPLRDRPGDIPLLAEYFFQQLRPRFLKPLEGISRATYVVLQRYAWPGNVRELRNAVEHAMVVASGPWITPLDLPEHILRALREFPEKGSCLPYAQARKTALREFERQYLIRLLAQTQGNVSEAARIAGLRRTSIYKLLCRHGLVPSKFR
- the zraS_7 gene encoding Sensor protein ZraS; amino-acid sequence: MSLLDVQKLFIVHMFQFVWAGMLWTALAGSWVRQKSREFLGLWAVVSLLALSTLGLVGLHAYAMVQAQTVLPALWVGAFQVLRLLAAGLFLALEGSRRPRGWLWVGVALVGLSVGLDLAFRFSVPYGPGRLMPTADVGTWLLVSALVFWGVLAGLAFYLDRVMEAFLVRFFIRLNVVFIVLAAGMMFLIAELQWRQFLRTVSEKSRSSAELIRGYVLHHLYRGLSPEAVLTHPDVVRSAVIAFGEVLELREIRLALGNARVVFAWKPDGSIDQRSEPSPGSPRSTGAVRASPSVWLEGRWVRLAWPVEGASAVGSLEFIQLPWSFSQTISRNLFIVFGLFTLAVAAAGLLVGVVLLQMERLIDRQRRDLMAAQEQLVRAARLAFLGELASGIAHEINTPAGVIATRSEFIRTRLETCFRTRRRIPPLCAECFQDLDAIQRQALRIGQFVQNLLDLARPRPMQVTSVDLVRVVQQSLELLRDPAQAHGIRMSYEGPPTCWVEGDPARLEQAVTNVVKNAIEAMPSGGEVRVILGDQVEDVRLMIRDDGPGIPPEALARIWEPFYTTKPRGAGLGLSIVRNIVQAHGGEIRVRSEPGKGTEFEIFLPKRVRVQGSVRRPETPVTAS